The Arenibacter algicola region GCCGGGTCTAGTCCTTTGATAGTTGTGGACGGAATGATATATAATGGAGACTTGTCCGATATAGCTCCCGCAGATATTGATAAACTGGATGTTATGAAAGATGCCAGTTCTGCTGCCGTTTATGGGGCCAGAGGAGCCAGCGGCGTAATTTTGGTCACCACCAAAAGAGGTACTAGCGATAAGCCAACTATTAATATTAATACCAGTGTTGGGATAGCAACGGATGCCTATAAGGAAAGACCTTATGATGCCCAGGGTTACGCAGACTGGAGAACAGATGTATTTAAAAGTATTAACCCGCAGAACACCATTGACGATCCAGGAAGATATGATAATCCCAATAACTTGCCGGCCGGGGTAACCTTGGATCAATGGCTGGCCTATGATGGGTCTGCCGGAGACCCTACAAGGGCTTGGCTGAACAGGATAGGATTTCAGGATGTGGAAATAGAAAACTATTTGGCCGGTAACAGCATTAACTGGTACGACCGAATTATGCAGACTGGATTTCGTAACGATATCAACACTAGTATCTCCGGACGAAATGGTGGGTTGAACTACTATTGGTCCATTGGCCGTACTTCCAACGAGGGTATAGTAAACGGTGAAAAGTTTGAGGCTCTACGTTCGCGCTTAAATTTGGATGCTAAAATTACGGATTGGTTAACCGTAGGTATGAATACCCAATTTGCCAAGCGTAATGAAGGTTTTATTGCGGCAGATAGAGGTCAAATTGAAAGATCTTCACCTTGGGGTTCTGAATTTGACGATGAGGGAAATATCCGTCTAAGCCCTCAGGATGACAATGGAGCAGGGGCGGTTAACGCATTTTTGGCTCAAAAATTTAATGATCGCATAGACTTGGATCATACATTTAATTCAAGGGTGTATGCCAAGATTAAGTTGCCATTGGGCTTTTCATATGAAGTGGGGTATACCAACCGCTTGGAATTTCAAGAATATTACAACCATGCCATGGCAGCTAGTCCACAAAACGTAGTAGGTTCGGCAGAGAGACAAGTGACCAAGATCAATGAATGGCAATTGGACAACATTTTGCGTTGGGATAAGACCATTGACAAGCATTCTTTTAATTTGATGTTTTTGGTGTACGGCGAAAAATATCAAAGTTATTTCACCCGGGCCAGGGCAAACACCTTTGAGCCCAGTGATGCCCTAGGTTATAGTGCTTTGGAATTGGGTACGGTGCAGACGGTGGATAGTGAAGATGAAACAAGTACTGGCGATGCGGTAATGACTCGTTTGAATTACAATTACGATTCCCGTTATCTTCTTACCCTGACAATGCGTAGGGATGGTTACTCTGCCTTTGGAGAAACCAATAAGAGGGCATATTTTCCATCAATAGCCGGGGCTTGGACCATTTCCAATGAATCTTTTTTTAATTCGGAATTTGTTAACTTCCTTAAACTTAGATTGTCTTACGGGGAGAATGGGAACCGTGATATTGGTAGGTTTACAGCCTTATCTAGGTTAAATGCCAATAAATATCTAAATGTTGATGCCGGTGGAAATGTTATAACCGTACCAACTTTTGATAACGGAACCCAAGAAAATACCGAGTTAAGATGGGAACGTACCAAGGCGACCAATTTAGGATTGGACTTTAGTTTGGCCAACGGAATTGTTGAAGGTTCCATTGAGGCCTACCAGAATATTACCAACGATCTTATTGTTACCAGGCAGTTACCGAATATTATAGGTTTTAATAATGTGACCACCAATTTAGGTGAGATAGAAAACAAAGGGTTGGAGTTTACCTTGGCCACGCAAAATATCAATAGGGAGAATTTTCAATGGAATACCAATTTCAATTTCTCATTGAACAGGAATAAGATCAGGAAATTGTACGGTGATCTGGACGAAAATGGGGAGGAACTGGATGATATTACAAACCAACGCTTTATAGGGCAGGCCACAGACGTTATTTGGGGTCAGGAAGCCATAGGTATCTGGCAGACAAATGAGGCTGCTGAAGCCGCCGAATATGGTGTTTTCCCGGGGGATTGGAAAATAAATGATGTGGATAATAGTGGGGACTTCACCGTGGAGGATAATGTTTTCCAGGGTCATAGATCACCGCGATTCAGTTGGGCCATGTCCAACAGGTTTACCATGTTGAAGAATTTCGATTTTTCCTTTGAGGTGTATTCCAATTGGGGGCAAAAGAGGGTATTTAATGAGGCAAAAAACAGAAACGGTTTTATCGATAGGACCAATTCCATACAAACACCTTACTGGACGCCTGAAAACCCTATAAATGATTATGCCAGATTGTTTTCCAGTGATGGTAGTTCCAATTTTTCGATCTGGAGAGATGCTTCATTTATTCGATTAAGTAATATTACCATTGCGTATAGATTTCCAAAACCCTTTCTTGAAAAGTTGTCTTTACAGAGTCTTAGGTTATATGCCAACGCTAGAAATGTTGCGGTTTATGCGCCTCATTGGGATTTTTACGATCCAGAACCCACTAATATTGATGGAAGAAATTCTGACGGTACCAACGATTCGAGTTTGCCGACACCCAGGTTTTTCACCTTTGGAATTGATTTAAGCCTTTAATAAAAAAATAATAGCAATGAGAAATATAATATACAACTATCGAAAAGCCTTCTTAAGCTTTACCCTAATTGTTGCCATAACCTTCACGGGTTGTGAGGAAGAATTTTTGGATGCCGATCCGCAATCGTTCTTTACACCAAGTAACGCCTTGGATACTCCGGAAGGATTAAATAGTCTTTTGTCCCAAGCCATGAGGAATTTAAGGGCAGAGTACTATGGAGATGGGGCTCCAATGATTACTGAGAATATCTTTTCCGAAGTATCGGTAGAAGGTACAACGGATAAATCAGGTCCGGCGCAGGATTTAAATCTTTTAATACTACCTGATGCCAATCTAAACTCTGCCAATTTTAATCGAATTGGATGGTTTTGGGAGGAATTCTACAAAGGCATAAAGTATGCCAATACCGTAATAGGAAGATTGGACGATGCTACCTTTGAAAGTGATGCTCAAAAGAATGATATTTTAGGTCGTGCCCTTTTTCATAGAGCTTACCGATACTATAGATTGACCCAGCAGTTTGGAGATATTCCTTTGATATTGGAGGAGATTACCTCGGCTAGGTTAGACTTTGTTACTACGGCCAGGGAGACCATCCTAATAAAAATGCAGGAAGATCTTAATATAGCCGTCCCCTTGGTAAATGAAGTGGCAAACAATGGGGATATTAATAGGGATGCAGTTTTACATTTGTTGACCAAGGTTAATCTTGCGTTGGGCGATTTTGATGCTGCAATAGCATCTTCTTCCCAGATAATCAATGGTAGCACCCATACTTTAACGACGGATCGCTTTGGGATAGATGCCGGTAACGCATCAAAGGATGTTACTTGGGATTTGCACCGTGTGGAAAACAAAAGTATCCCTGGAAATACTGAAGGAATATTGGTGGTTATAGACAGGTTGGGATATGAGGATAATGGTGATTATGCTGGTGGTACAAGTATCCAAAGACAAGCGGTGCCCCTTTGGTGGCGCTTTATCAACACACCAGATGGTCAGAACGGAATGTCCGATGCCCCTGGAATAGATATAGATCAGGTGACTGCCATTGGCAGGGGAATAGGTAGAAATAGAGGTACGCATTACAGCACCAAAGAGATATGGAAAAATTCCAATAACGATCAACGTCACAAATTGGGCAATTGGTATGATATGGAGGATTTGGTTTATAATGCACCTAGCTTACAAAATTCCGGAAATTCCTATTATGGGAAAAATCTGGAGCTTTATTTGCCCAATGGGACTCCGCTATGTTCGGATACTATAAGAAACTGGTATGGTTTTCCACATTACAAATTTTTTGTTCCGGATCCCCTGAATGTAAAACCGGCCGGAGGGCATGGCGATTGGTATGTGTACCGTATAGCTGAAACCTATTTGTTAAGGGCTGAGGCATACTTTTGGAAAGGAAATTTAGGGCTTGCCGCTGAGGATATTAATGTGGTTAGAAGAAGGGCAGAGGCCGATGAGATTACGGCTGCGGATGTGGATATAGACTACATTTTGGACGAACGTGCACGGGAATTGTATTATGAGGAGAATAGGAAAACAGAACTGACGCGCATTGCTTACATTTTTGCAAAGACTGGTAAAACAGCCTATAATGGTAAGACCTATAGTCTGGCTAATTTTTCTACGGATAATTTTTGGTACGATCGGATAATGGAGGTTACGGACTTTTATAACCTAGGCGTTAAGACAATTCATGGGGATGAATATACCATGAGTCCATATCACGTGCTATGGCCAATTCCTGCCTCAGCGATCAATGCCAATACCCAGGGAATAATAAATCAGAATGAAGGGTACCCGGGAGCAGAGAATAATATTCCGCCATTGACGACCATACCCGAAGAATAATAGTTGTATTGAGTTAATTAGTTTTTTGTAAATTTCATCATCCAAACCTATTTTAATGAGACATATTCTCCTCGCTTGTTTTTTAGTTTTCCTATTATCCTGTAATGATAACGAGAAGTATAGTTTCAAAATAGTGGAGGATGATGGAATTTTTCAATCTTCGCCAATTTCATTAAAAGTGGAAGCCATAGGGCTCGAAGATACGAACGGCCAAGATAATTTGGCGTTGACCTCTAACGGGGAACAAATTCCATTTCAATTTGACAAGGATAAAAAACATATATGGTTTGTTCATGATTCAGGCAACAAAGGTTCTTATGAAATAGTAAGTAAAGCGAGTGTCAACGAGGGCTCGGGTGGCATAAAAATGGAAAAGAACAATGGGGATCTACAATTGATCAAAGGTTCTATACCCTTACTTACATATAGATATGGAATGACCTATCCTCCAGAAGGGGTGGATTCCATTTTCAAAAAATCCGGGTATATTCACCCTTTACTTTCTCCTTCCGGTGATACCATTAGCCGTATTCAACCCCCTGATCACTATCATCATTATGGTATTTGGGGACCATGGACACATACCCAGATAGAAGGTGAAAGGGTAGATTTTTGGAATTTGGTGGAGGGACAGGGAACGGTCCTTTTTAAGGATTTTAACGACACTAATTCTGGAGCTGTATATGGGGGCTTTAGTGCGCGCCAAGAGCATATCAACCTAAAAGCTTCCGCGGATAAGCGCATAGCGTTGAACGAGGAATTGGAGGTGAAGGTGTGGGACCTGGACCGCCCAGATAGGTATATGGTAGATTATACATCCAATTTTAATTCGCCACTGGAAAACGGTATTCTTTTTGAAGCGTATCGATATGGAGGTGGTCTTGGGATGCGGTTTACCGAACGTTGGCACAAGGATAATTGTACAGTGCTTACCTCCGAAGGCAACGATCGCCTTACTGCCGATGGGACCAACGCCCGTTGGTGTATGGTTACCGGGGAATCGGCCGACGGCAAGGGAACCAATGGTGTTTTGTTTTTAAGTTATCCTGAGAATAGAGCTCATCCGGAACCAATGCGTGTTTGGCCTATTGATGGTAATGGGGGAAGAGGCGATATGTTTTTCGAGTTTTGCCCAATTCGGCATGAGGAATGGAAAATAGAGCCTAATAAAGATTATCGATTAAAATATAGGATGGTGGTATTCGATGGCAAACTAACTGCCGAGGAAGCCGAATCTTATTGGAAGAGTTTTGCAGAAATGCCTAGAATTGTAATAGAATAAACCCGAGGACAAGGGTTAATGCCCAGGTTTTCAGCCAAATAATTTGTAAATTAAAATCAAAAAAGATGCAAAGAAGAAAGTTTATCAACAACTCCTTATTGACTACTGCAGCTGTTGTTGGATTTCCAACTATAGTACCAGCAAGCGTATTTGGGAAAAATGCACCGAGCAATAAGATCAATATCGGGCAAATTGGTTGCGGAAGAATAGCCCGTGATCATGATATTCACGATACCATTAGATTTGACCAATCCCGTTATGTTGCAGTATGTGATCTGGATTCCAATAGGGCTGCCGATGCAAAGGTATTGGTAGACAAGTTCTATAAGGAGAAGACAGGTAAGGATAAATATATGGACACCAAAATCTACGACGACTATCGCGAAATGTTACTTAATAAGGACATTGATGCGGTGGTTATTAGTACCCCGGACCACTGGCATTCGCAACCAGCTATGGAAGCTGCCTTGGCCGGAAAGGATATATACCTTCAGAAGCCAACCTCCCTTACGGTAAGGGAAGGCCAGCAGTTACGTGATGCAGTTCAGAAAACGGGCGTTATTCTGCAGGTAGGAACCCAACAAAGGGCTATGCCCCAGTTTAGAGTAGCTGCGGAGTTGGTCAGAAATGGCCGTATAGGTAAAATCCATACGGTGAAAATTGGGCTTCCAGGGGATCCGGCAGGACCTGAAGCACCAGCAATGCCGGTTCCTAAAAATTTAAACTTTGACATGTGGTTGGGATCAACACCAGAAGTTCCCTATACCGAAATAGGTGTTCATCCGCAGCAGGGCTATAGTAGGCCGGGTTGGCTTCGTCTTAGAAGCTATGGAGCAGGTATGATAACAGGTTGGGGACAGCACCATTATGATTCCGCAGCATGGGGAATGGATACTGAACTAACAGGGCCAAAATCCGTAGAGGCTTTGGCAGAGTTTCCAAAATCGGGTCTGTGGAACGTGCATGGTGATTTCTTTGTGAAACACGAATATGACAACGGAATTACAGTTTATACCAGTGGAGGTTATACCAACGGAATACGTTATGAGGGTACGGACGGATGGATTTTTGTGTCCCGAGGGGCCTATCAAGCTTCAGCCTCAGATCCTGTGGATCAGGAAAAGAGTGCCAAAGCCCTTAATGCCTCTGATCCTAAAATATTGGAATCGGTAATCGGTGATAACGAGACCCATTTGGAGAAGATCGATGATCAACACGGTAACTGGTTGGATTGTATTAAAACAAGGAAAGCTCCGATTTCACCCATTGAAAAAGGACACAAGGCCTGCGTAACTTGTTTGATCAGTGATATCGCCATGCAATTTGATAGAAAATTGGAGTGGGACAATGAGAAGGAAATGTTTATTAACGATGATGAAGCCAATGCCATGTTGCACAGGGAACAAAGAAAGCCTTATGGTACCGACTTTGTGAAAGTTTAGTAAACATGTTATATATTTAACAATGCAAAAAATAATCCCTCCTTTGGTCAAAAACAGGTTGAACAATGGAGGGCTTATTGTTATCCGTAATAAATCCGATAAATGAAGTATAATGTTTTAGCCCTATTGGCAATCTTATGTCTAGGTTGCGGGGAAAGTAAAAAAGAAGTGAAACCCACTATGGACGATAATCCAGGGCAAGTTAGACTAATGACCTTGGACCCAGGGCATTTTCATGCTGCTCTGGTTCAAAAAACGATGTATGAGGGGGTAGATTCCACCATCTATGTTTTTGCACCCGAAGGACCGGAAGTAAACGATTTTTTAAACAAAATCAAGTCCTACAATACAAGGACTGAAAACCCCACACATTGGAAGGTAGACAGTTATTTTGGAAACGATTATTTAGAAAAAATGATTTCCCAAAAACCGGGCAATGTCATGGTTGTGGCAGGGAAAAACTCTAAAAAAATAGACTATATTTTGGCAGCTGTAAAGGCCGGGTTGAACGTTTATGCGGATAAACCATTGGTGATCAACCCAGAGGGATTCCAGAAATTGGAGGAGGCCTTCAAAATAGCAAATGAAAAAGGGGTCATGATCTATGATATTATGACAGAGCGTTTTGAGGTTACGACCGGAATGCAAAGGCAGTTTTCCATGTTGCCGGAGGTCTTTGGTCAAGTATTGGAGGGAAGTAAGGAAGAACCGGCCATCATAAAGGAAAGTGTGCATCATTTCTTCAAGTATGTTTCAGGACAGCCATTGGTTAGACCTGCGTGGTTTTTTGATGTTAATGAAGAGGGTGAGGGTATTGTAGATGTAACCACCCACTTGGTAGATTTAGTGCAATGGGAACTTTTTCCGGACGAGATTATTGAACGCGCGGATATTGAAATGGTGGAGGCAAAGCGTTGGCCAACAATCTTGACATTGGAGGAATTTAAAAGGGTTACCGGCTTGGAGAATTATCCGGATTACCTGCAGAAAGACTTAGAGGGCGATAAACTTAAGGTGTTCTGCAATGGGGAAATGTTGTATAAAATTAAAGGAAAATATGCCAAGGTTTCTGTGATATGGAATTATGAAGCTCCTGAAGGCACAGGGGATACCCATTATAGTATTATGAGGGGGACTAAAAGCGACCTTATCATTAAACAGGGAGCGGAAGAAAATTATAAGCCTACCTTATATATCAAATCCAAGGGAGGGGAAAATTTTGATAATGTCATAGCTGAGGCAATAGAACAGCATATAAATTCCAAATTTGCGGGAACTAAAGCGGAAAAAGTATCAGAAGACATGTGGAAGATCAATATTCCAGATGAATTTAAAATTGGTCATGAGGCACATTTTGGCCAAGTGACGCAGAATTATCTGCGTTATCTGGAAAATGGTAAATTGCCCAACTGGGAGGTACCCAATATGATTACCAAGTATTACACGACCATTGAAGCATATAAAATGGCCAAAGAGTAAGGTTGTATATTTTACATAGAGACTTAGGGGGGACTTTTTGAACTATGAAAACCTTTGGTAATTGGCCTAGGGTAAATATTGGATATTATGTTAAATATTGTGCCCTTGTGTTATATTTGGGTTTTTTAAAATAGAATTATAAAAACAAAATTGATGAGTAAACTTTTTTCGATTGAAAATAAAATTTATGCCTTATCCGGTGCAACAGGTACTTTAGGAGGGTCAATTGCCAAGTATCTTGTAGAAAACGGAGCCAAGGTATTGCTCTTGGGCAGGTCCCTGGATAAACTGGAGGAAAAGTGCAAGGAATTGGATGCAATTGCTCCCAACAGTGCACATTTATTCGTTTTGGATGTGATGGATGAAAAGCAATTAACCGAGTTGAAGAATACTATAACAACCAAGTTTAAGAGATTGGACGGACTAGTAAATTTGGCCGGAGGAAACATCCCTGGGGCTACTTTAAAACCGGACCAGACAATTTATGATATTGAGTTGGCCGATACTCAAAAAGTAGTGGACATAAATTTGTTCGGCACCGTAATTCCAACCATTGTACTAAGTGAAATTATGGCAAAACAAGGCTTTGGATCCATAGTGAATATATCTTCAATGGCGGCCAAACAGACCATTTCACGTGTGTTGGGTTATTCCATGGCCAAGGCAGGAGTGGATATCTTCACTAAGTGGATGGCCAATGAACTGGCTTCTAAGTTTAGTGATAAGATAAGGGTGAATGCCATTGCACCAGGTTTTTTCATAGGAAATCAGAATAGAAGGCTATTGACCAATGAAGACGGTTCCTTTACGGACAGGGGTGAAAAAATTATTACCAATACTCCAATGGGCCGTTTTGGGGATGCCTCAGAACTTAACGGAATGGTACATTATCTGCTAAGTGATGCTTCCTCTTTTGTGACAGGGACCATTTATGATATCGACGGAGGTTTTAGTTCCTTCTCTGGAGTATAATTTTTGCAACTTAAATAACACAACACTATATAATTCGAAGGGAGATCAAATTCCCCTCTTAATAGAGCCTCTCCCGCTTTTTAGCGGGAGGGTAGCCTGCCTGCCGTAGGTAGGGGCTGTGTATTCGCAGATGTAGGGATGGCCATGAGTTTTGTGTGTTATGTTAAGTGCATTGCAAATACTGTCCGCAAGTCCTCATTATTACAAAGTAATAACATTTTAATAGCGCATATTATTGAAAAATTTAAAAAAAACCCTGAGGTGGTTCGGGCCCAGTTTTGGAGTATCTCTAAAGGATATCAGGGAATTGGGAGTGGATGGCGTGGTCACGGCATGCCACCAGGTATCCATTGGAGAAATTTGGTCTTCTGAAGTTATAAGGGCGGTCCAAAAGGAAATAGAGTCCAATGGCTTGGAATGGTCCGTAGTGGAAAGTGTTAATATACACAAAGCTATTAAATATGGTCTTCCGGAAAGGGACTTTTATATCCGGAACTATATTGAGACTCTCCGTAATTTGGCGGAAAACAACATTAAGGTGGTCTGCTATAATTTTATGCAATTGATAGATTGGACCCGTACCAATTTAAATTATGTACTTCCAACAGGGGCTATAAGTTTATTGTACGACCCTGTGGCAATTGCTGCTTTTGATTTGTATATCCTGCAAAGGGATGGGGCAGCTCAGGTCTATAATGATGAAATCATTCATAAGGCTGAAAATTATTATAATGACTTAGACCAGCAGGGACGTGAGCTGCTAAAAAGTGCTATATTGGCTGGGATGCCTGGCTCCAAGGATGCCATTCCCCTTTCCGATTTTAGGGACACTCTCGAGGAAGTCAGTAAGATTGAAAAATCGGTCCTTAGGGAAAATCTGGCATATTTTTTAAAAGCGATTATTCCGGAGGCCGAAAAGCTGGGTATAAAAATGGCCCTGCATCCGGATGATCCACCATTTCCCGTTTTTGGAATTCCCCGTATAGCCTCTACCTACGAGGATTTGGAATTTATTTTGGATTGCGTTCCTTCACCCAGCAATGGATTAACCTTTTGCTCTGGTTCCTTGGGAGCGGTGGACTCCAATGACCTTCTTAAAATTATTCGGGATTTTGGGCCACAAATTCATTTTTTACACCTAAGAAATGTATCTAGGGAAGAAGACGGTAGATTCTATGAAGCCGCCCATTTGGATGGATCCATTCCCATGTCCAAGATAATGCTGGAAATTGTTAAGGAGCAATTAAGTAGACATGAAAGTGGATATGGGGAGGTGGCAATACCCATCAGGCCGGATCACGGACATGTTTTGTTGGATGATAAAAAAAGAAAAGACGAATTCTATTCGGGGTATTCGCTAATAGGGAGGGCTATTGGTATGGCAGAGCTCTATGGCCTGGAAAAGGGCATTAGGGAAATGTTGTTCAAACCAGATTAGTAAATATGTAAAACAGAGGTGTTATTGTTGATGAAGATGCAACTAAATTGCTATTATTGTAATGAATTGTTGTTAAATTTTAAAAAAAGAGTATTTTTAAGGTTTGGAATTAAAATATATAAGTCAATTGCGTTAACGTTAACGTCCAATTTAAAAAATGTCTATGCAAGTTTATAAATCCCTAATGAGAAAATTAGTTGTTACAATTGGTGTTTTGGTATGTTTAGGCTTGTATTCTTGTTCAGATATTACGGATCACAAAACCTTGTTCTTTGCACACTCCCTACCAATAACCCATCCAGTCCATAAAGGTATTCTGGCCATGAAAGAAGCCCTTAATGAAAAATCGGGCGGAAAATTGCAGATTAAGGTTTTTCCCGATGGCCAGTTGGGTACAGAAAGGGAGGTCTTGGAATTATTGCAGATAGGAAGCGTGGCCATGACCAAGGTAAGTGCTGCCGCCATGTCCAGTTTTGCGCCGGAATATAGGGTTCTGGGAGTACCTTATTTGTTTAGGGACAGCGAACATATGTTCAATGTCCTGGAGGGTAAAGTAGGGCAGGAGCTTCTGGAAGGAGGCAGCGAATATTTGCTACGCGGCCTCTGTTTTTATGATGCCGGGAGTAGAAGCTTCTATACCTTGGACGGATTTATAAAGACACCGGAGGATTTAAAGGGCAAAAAAATCAGGGTAATGAACGACCAAATGGCGGTTAATATGGTAAACGACCTAGGTGGT contains the following coding sequences:
- a CDS encoding TRAP transporter substrate-binding protein, giving the protein MRKLVVTIGVLVCLGLYSCSDITDHKTLFFAHSLPITHPVHKGILAMKEALNEKSGGKLQIKVFPDGQLGTEREVLELLQIGSVAMTKVSAAAMSSFAPEYRVLGVPYLFRDSEHMFNVLEGKVGQELLEGGSEYLLRGLCFYDAGSRSFYTLDGFIKTPEDLKGKKIRVMNDQMAVNMVNDLGGSATPMAYGELYTALQQRVVDGAENNVPSFVTSNHYEVCKFYTLDEHSMVPDVVVVGTKFWDTLSDTEKGWLQDAAVESVKKQKVYWKENVEEGMKVLKEANVEIYYPDKTPFVEKTKPILEELIKDPKMKKIIDQINNQ